The following nucleotide sequence is from Vanrija pseudolonga chromosome 4, complete sequence.
GCAGAGGGAGGGGAGCTGGTTATTAGGGGACGGCGTGTAATATGCCTAgggacgtcgtcgtcaaacgtGGTCTCGGCGAGCCGATGGACTCGAGGGCACACACCGAGGCGACGGGCGCAGCGCACAGACCGCgttgctgcctgctgctcaaACGCCGagcgcttgcttgcttctcacccagcccagcccagcgcgccagccagcgtTATCGCACGCCAAATCCGCTGTGCGCCATTTGCCGCACCGCTTGTCCTGCCCTCCGCGCCCCCCGCCTTGCTTCTCGGTCGCCCCCCTCATCACCGCGCGCACCGCCCTGACCCGCCTGACGACGGACGGAGCGTTGCTGGCCCGGCGAGTCATCCTGACTGGGTGCCGCTGTTTTCGCTCTCCGCATTCCCCCTCCACCGCCTTGGACCACTTTGCGGCCACAGCCTTCCTTGTTCGCCTCCACCTTGTTCACTCATTGACCGTGCATGCAGCAGCGGCATCTCATCCACTCACTCTGCACACCCTCGCAACCCTTGTGGCCACTCACTCCCTACTCCTTGACCTCCCTGTTGTTAATGTCCCAGCTCCCAGATCTTTGGGACCAACACCTCTCCCACGACTCACACTCGAAAGGAAGGCTCGAGGCCAGGACGGACGCCCATCAAAGGAAAGAAGTCGGTGCGGTCATTCTCCGTGCTTCAAGCGGCGCAAACGCCTGACCGTGTTCTGACACCTTGCTGCAGCGCTCGAGTCAGCAGAGCACGCTCTCGCCACCACGAACTGAGGGGCGCCGATACATATACCCTACCCTCGCATCGACCCCCCCACCAAAATGTACCCCCAGCCATATCGCGAGCTGAGTAACCACGACTTTGACATGGGCGACTCTTTGCTCTCCCCCGAGCaaggcgagggcggggcTCGAGACATGAAGCACAGCAACTCGTTCAAGTCGACATTCTCACGCTTCTCCCGCAACTCCAAGGCGTCGGCGATGTCCAGTGCGAGCCGAACGAGGATGCTGACTCGTGCCGAGCGAGCCTACTTGATAATTGGTGAGCTTGACGATTGATGGCACTCGAGCTCATCCCGCAGCCGCACTGGAGGCTCTTATCGTCTCGGCCATCGCCTTCGCCGTGTTTGCCCTtgtcgaggtgagtggcgtTCGGGGGCGACGCTGATCCCAGGCCCGGGTCACAGTGCAGAATGCAAAGGTCCGGACTGTACCAGTCTACCTGGTCATCTTCATTCTCGCAAGGTAGGATGAAGAAGACTTTGGCACATCTCACACACCCAGGCTGTTCTCATGCGTCTACTCGTTCGACGCCCTCAGCAGCCGCAACGTCATCCAGGTAGGCCGcaaccccaccaccctcctGACATGCAGCTCTGCCTGCACATCTTCTTCCAGGTGTGCATGCTCACGTATGCCATTCTCGAGATCCCCCAGACACGCAACGCCTTCAAGGGTCTGGACCTCCAGGACGGCTGTGTCATGCGCAACGGGGtcatggtgagtgtggcaccAGACCTGTGCTAACCGCCCAGGACTGTGTCGGCCCAGGGTCACTGTACAGcctgctcgagaagctcatGATCGTGCCGCCTATTGTCATTGGCCTGGCCACCATCGCGTACGCTttcctcgctcgccacctGTACTTTCAGTTCGGGTGGGCCCAGTTCAAGCTCGTGAACGCGTCGCTCGTCCTCAGGAAGCTACACCGTGACTACCAGCTGCAGGTTTCTCTGCTCAAACTGGTAGCGTACTTTTCCACCGCGTTCTGCATTTCGGtaggtcgacgacgacccgcgtGTCGACTAACCCACCAGTACCTCATTCTCATCACCTCTGCCGAGCCCACGAGCGTCGAGTTGTAGGTCTTGGGTGTCGGAGCGCTTTCTGACATGCACAGcatcatcaccatcatcGCACTTCCACTCTCCCTCACGGCCCTGGGAGTGTGTGGTTGGGCCTTGAAGCACGAGAAGCTGTAGTGAGTGGCACTGGCTAAAGTGGCACAGCTAACCTTATAGCCCCATGGCTGCTTGCCTCATCCTGATGCTCGGTGGAGAGGCGTACTTTGTGTACAAACTTATCAGCTTGTGGATGCCCAAGACCGCTGGCCTGTACAAGAACACCAAGATCACCATGGCCGTGTTCTGTGAGTGGGGGCAGGAAGAAGCATCTAACATGCCCAGCGGTCTTCAGCGTGCTCATCTTCGCGTGCACCTTTGTCAATGGCTGCATCTGCATCAACAACTTTGGAAAAGGCCTCAAGGATGCtcatggtgggtggaggaGCCGAGGGGGGAGGACCCACTGACTCCTTGTGCAGAAGACCCGGAGAAGAACGAGGGCCTACTGGGGCTTGGACTACCTGCGATTGGACTCCCTGCGACCAATAAGACGGTCGGCTCGCCGATCGACAGCCCGTACGAGGTGGTGTCCCCTACAAAGCTTGTGATTGAATGAGAGGCGAAACGAGGCCAGGCGAGGTGGCATGTAGCGAAGGCCCAAAATATTACGACACAGATACACGGACGTTGTCAGCCTTGTGCCGCTGTGTCTATAGCGGCAGCGATGCATATGTATGATACGAGGGAGGGTGGAATGGCACAGCACGAGTACAACCAAGAGGCACATGGGTCGTCACAGGGATCTGGGGGTCGCGAATCGAGCTCGGGTCGTGAGATCGTCGGGGGTTCGTCAGCGTGTGTAACGTCGTAAGACATGTTTGTGGCGAGGTTCTTGTCGCCTTTTGCCGTGGCGAGAGTTGGCGAGATGCAGCGAAGCAtttggcgagggcgagcacgaggcgagcgcgctgggggcgagggcgagatcgcGATCGAAACGCACGAGCTCGGTGTCCCgtgcctcgacgacgtcgactggCCGTAGGAGCCCAGGGAACGAACCAGAAGGTGTAGTGAAATGGCGAGGGGCgaacgcgctcgccaagtcGAGTCACCCGGCTCAAGCCGAGCTCCAGCCCGAGAGATCCTCTGCACGCACCCAGTCCCACCCGCCCTCGATCGTGCGGTGTTTGGTGAGCACTGCGCGacgcttcttcttcttccgcGGGGCAGAATTGAgggggtcgagcgcggcagcggtggtgcACAAGGCCGGGCCAGCGAGGAACTCGAGGGCCGAGAgggtcgtcgctgtcgtcgtcgacacggtcgCGCTCTCGTGGCTCTCGTCGCTGCTTGGccgcttgtcgtcgtcgccgccgtcgtcgtcgtcatcgtcgtcgaacAGGTGCAGCCCGAGGCTCGCGGCCggctcctcgcgcaggcgcggCAACCCGTCACCCAGCAAAGGGGGGTACGAGCGCGGCCGGGGCCGTCtctcgccgcggcccgcgcgcgagcctGCGCTGCGGAGCGAGAGCTGCCGCtcggggtggtggcgcgcgTCCCGGTCGTACGGGTACGCTTTGAAGCGCGCGCTTGCGCGGCGACTCGGtgtgcgcgggcgcgcgcgccgtacgCTTGACGTGGAGCGAAGCAGCGTGTCGGGGCTCGCTGCGGACGCGGCGAGGCTCGCAGCGGCCAGCGGACGCGGGTGCGAGATCACGAGCGTGCGCTGGCTCTgcgccgggctcggcggcagcacggcgggggaggcgcgccgcagccgcccgAGGCGGAAGTACGGGAGGGAGAGGACGGCGCCCAtttggcggctcggcgccagtgagcgctgtcggcggcgagggggggatgatgggtggtggggcaGTTCGTGCCTGCGTGTTGTGTTTGTTTTGTTCAAGTTGTCAAAGGAGAGTGTGTGAATGTGTTTGTAACGTCGCAATCAATCGCTGCAGGGTGGCAACGGACGGCGTCCCTTTGAGACGCAGTGTCCAGCCAcaagggagggaggtggggggagggagtGGGCACGGACGagcggggggcgggggtgtgaTCGGGGTGTGACCGGGGCGTGATGAGGTCGGTGTGGTGATCGCGGCCACGGCTGACATAGCTGCGGTGGTagtcgtcgctgtcgccgccgtcgtcgccgaggtgacCGACGCGACGCACCGAGACCAGAACCAGAAGCAGAACGAcacacccactcaccccttGCCCTCTTGTCAACAAACGACCCGGAGAACCCGACACTACGGCCCCCGCCACGCCCTGTGCCTGAGCCCGGCTGCGCCCCGCCCGCAGCGCCCTTAGCCGACCGAGATCCGCCGAAAGCCATCGGCGGGCGTATGGTGTAGCGGTTGCATTTCTCATTTGCAGTGTCCACTTCATTGAGACGGTCCAGGGTTCAAACCCCTGTGCGTCCACGAACGGTTGAAAATGACCAATGTTTTTGGCAGGTGTCGGTGCAGCATGAGTTGCAGCGTGAGTTGCAGCGTGGAGAGCGCAGAGCGGCATCGGCGTTCGGCGCGGatccttctcggcgtcgggcgtcaCTGCTGACGAACTCTGCTGATGAACTCTGCTGATGAACGTGCAGGGCGCTcgctgtgtgtgtgttcAACGAACGCGGGGCCAAATCCctccgctcgccgtcgccacccaaATGTCcaaagtcggcgtcgtcgcaacaacagcaactCAGTCTTGACAatcaccctcgtcgtctcAACCACAAGCAAGCGCGATGGAAGCGGCTGCCGACGAAGCAGCGCCCCGACATCGCGGGCTGGGCTTCTtccccgaggccaaggtgaTCCGGGACGACAaccctggctggcggcgagccggcgtcgagcagcaagcAGACGCCTGGAGCCAGTGGAAGGACTGGCACACGAACGCGTCCGGCCACGGGGGGCAGACGCGCCTCCCGCCCGTGTTTGTCCGCGCGGAGGGGAGctacgacgagctcgggcgcTCCGTCGTGGACGGGTTTGGcgtggacgtcgacgagggcgaggtcgacgccgacgagggcaaggagaagggacgcgacgtcgccgactgGTATCGCTCCCTCTCTCGCGCGAGCAGTACCCCGAAGGGGatctcgacgccgcagcccgtAAcggcgcccaagccgccAGATCCAGTGCCGgaggcagcgccgccgccgcccgacaagccaccaccgccgacggcggcggccgcgccgctccgcaTCCACTCGTCGGAATGGTTcatccgccgcgcgctggcgtCAAAGGCCaagtcggcctcgggctctCCAGCACCATCtgcgcccccgccgccccgctcgtCAATCGGCGCACTGCTCAATATCGACGCCGcgaagccgccgcccgcgcccaagcCGCGATATGTCCTCGGGCCGGAGAACGCAGGGTATGgtcggctcgcggcgctcgggtgggcgggcagggGGCTGGGCAAGCCTGTCGAGGGGGCGACTCCGCCGCCGGTGGAGAATAAGCGcaagcccgtcgtcgacgcggacggCACGGTCGACCTCACCGGCGTCCCGTCCGACtcctcggacgaggacgacgacagcgagccCGAAGCCCCCTCCGGGCCAGGCCGCACAGCACCcatcgcgacggcgctcaagctcgaccgtgccggcctcggccgcaaggcgccgccggcaaaAGTCACccactcggcggcggagatcgaggccgcgcagcggcgcgcgcgccggcacaaggcgcctgctgctggcggcgagaTGGGCAAGAAGCAGAAGGTCAAGTGGGCGCAGCGGGAGCGGCAGGAGCGCGAGAGTCGGAAACGCATCGCGGCGTTGTTGAACGGCTGAGACGCCGCCCCCAGCTCCGAGACACACGCCGCGCTACACGACGCGAggcaggacgacgacgaccaccaccaccaccaccacagacACATacaccacaacacaccacaacacaccacaacacaccacaacacaccacaacacaccacaacacaccacaacacaccacaacacaccacaacacaccacaacacaccacaacacaccacaacacaccacaacacaccacaacacaccacaacacacccctccccccccacccccccactGTACACTACGCATTGTCCATGTCATTGTTGTTCCTACTGTCGATACGGCACACCCTAGTCAAACCGCGCCCCGGGGcgcgtgtcgccgtcggtaTAAGCCGTCTGGTCGTTGGGGCCAAAGCCCTCgcggtggccgaggagcCACTCGAGGTGCATGACGGATGCGCGGCCCTGCTGCTCGGGTACCGAGTGGCCCGCCTGCAGCTGGTGGACCCAcacgaggccgcgctccttTGTGTACGTGCCCATCGGGCCCTGGCCGCCGAAGAACGGCGCGGGTGGGGGGAATCCGATGGAAAAGGTGAGGTCGATAAACTGCCTCTCCATCATCTGCACGAAGAATGTGTCGGCCGGCTTGGActgcaggccgagctggccgcccCACGTCATGTTCtggatggcgaggagcgtgCCTTCAGGCGGGATgttgccgtcgaggtcgccgttaATCATGATGACGCGCTGCGTCGCGTCGATGACCTGCGGGAGGACGTGCTGGGTCGGGGGAAGCGACTCGTCATTTCGCCAGGCGTCATCGGCACCGACCAGCACGCCTCGGGTACACATGGTGAACCGCTTTGACGTCGGCGCATGCAGTGCCTTGACCACTTCGGGCCGCTCAAAGTAGAGCGTCTTGCCAATGTAGCTGCCCGGCACAAAGTTGTTGCCAAAGAGGCCAAagacctcgtcgtctggcaCAGGGCACTGGCGGTTCTGAAATCGGTCAGCAGCCGAGCTCGTGCCTGCTTCCACTCACAATGTTGTTTTGATCAAAGCAGACGTTTCGCTTGACGGCCGAAAACATGACCTCGCCAGACAGATAGCAGGCCTGGTTGAGCCCTTCTCCCACGGGCTGGGGACCCGGGGGCGGGAAGGTCATGTACTTGTCGAACCACGCAGTAAAGCCACATCGGTCTGCCTGCGCCTGGAGCGAGGCAATCTTCTCGTCCGGGAACGCATAGTagtcgcgcttgcgcttggcaAAGGGTAGCGCGGGAAGGTTGTCTTGCTGCGAGAGTTCGTCGCCAATGGAGGCAGAATAGATGAGGCTGCCCTTGAGGTCGTATGTGGCTTTGT
It contains:
- the SPAC23H3.04_0 gene encoding UPF0658 Golgi apparatus membrane protein encodes the protein MYPQPYRELSNHDFDMGDSLLSPEQGEGGARDMKHSNSFKSTFSRFSRNSKASAMSSASRTRMLTRAERAYLIIAALEALIVSAIAFAVFALVEARVTVQNAKVRTVPVYLVIFILARLFSCVYSFDALSSRNVIQLCLHIFFQVCMLTYAILEIPQTRNAFKGLDLQDGCVMRNGVMDCVGPGSLYSLLEKLMIVPPIVIGLATIAYAFLARHLYFQFGWAQFKLVNASLVLRKLHRDYQLQVSLLKLVAYFSTAFCISYLILITSAEPTSVEFIITIIALPLSLTALGVCGWALKHEKLYPMAACLILMLGGEAYFVYKLISLWMPKTAGLYKNTKITMAVFSVFSVLIFACTFVNGCICINNFGKGLKDAHEDPEKNEGLLGLGLPAIGLPATNKTVGSPIDSPYEVVSPTKLVIE
- the pepF_1 gene encoding Serine-type carboxypeptidase F, translated to MKPVALLAALGIAALGPLTGAQASTDAATEWKFPIDPLWSWPTVEENNAAPPSLERRGGDYGHGKGHGKGKGKEKHGKGKGNGHGKCKPKPEKPVNTTCFRYYKDCTKDALTTSLPDIDYDFGEMYSGNIAINPSKPNDTLFYVFKPKDGAPVDELTIWLTGGPGCSSLFGFMREIGPIMWAEGQIKARENPYAWSKLTNVLFVDQPVGTGFSTGTPTAKSSADVAVQFADWFKEFQNKFGIKNYRIFVTGESYGGRWVPYISAEFLNRADKATYDLKGSLIYSASIGDELSQQDNLPALPFAKRKRDYYAFPDEKIASLQAQADRCGFTAWFDKYMTFPPPGPQPVGEGLNQACYLSGEVMFSAVKRNVCFDQNNINRQCPVPDDEVFGLFGNNFVPGSYIGKTLYFERPEVVKALHAPTSKRFTMCTRGVLVGADDAWRNDESLPPTQHVLPQVIDATQRVIMINGDLDGNIPPEGTLLAIQNMTWGGQLGLQSKPADTFFVQMMERQFIDLTFSIGFPPPAPFFGGQGPMGTYTKERGLVWVHQLQAGHSVPEQQGRASVMHLEWLLGHREGFGPNDQTAYTDGDTRPGARFD